One part of the Actinotignum schaalii genome encodes these proteins:
- a CDS encoding sulfite exporter TauE/SafE family protein, with protein MVVTSSWALSVLVFATGLVGGIVGYLTGVASLVTYPALLALGFPPITANVTNAINNFGSSLGSVLTGWRSMRAVQAYPLWPQMFISAVGGAIGAVLLLAFDPKVFEFVVPWLVLIATLSTLVGPYLERRGIHANIPVPTFLVLVGVLGVYGGYFGAASAVVYLGIAAILTPMTTHEALLLKSPVLGCANLTALLFFIWSGEVDYAAALTMMLGGLLGGMVGPHLQRFLPGGVVRWLVGIFGTALSVWLMLRALG; from the coding sequence GTGGTGGTCACATCGAGCTGGGCGCTGTCCGTACTTGTCTTCGCCACCGGGTTGGTGGGCGGCATCGTGGGGTACCTGACCGGGGTGGCTTCCCTGGTCACCTACCCGGCGTTGCTGGCCCTCGGATTCCCGCCGATTACCGCCAATGTGACGAATGCGATCAATAATTTCGGGAGCAGCCTGGGCTCGGTCTTGACCGGCTGGCGCTCCATGCGGGCGGTGCAAGCCTATCCGCTGTGGCCGCAGATGTTTATCAGCGCGGTGGGCGGAGCTATCGGCGCGGTGCTGCTGCTGGCTTTCGACCCGAAAGTGTTCGAGTTCGTGGTGCCCTGGCTGGTTCTCATCGCCACCCTCTCCACGCTGGTCGGTCCCTACTTGGAGCGCCGTGGCATCCACGCGAATATTCCGGTTCCCACCTTCCTGGTGCTGGTGGGCGTGCTGGGTGTGTACGGAGGTTATTTCGGGGCGGCCTCCGCGGTTGTGTATCTTGGCATCGCCGCGATCCTCACTCCCATGACCACCCACGAGGCGCTTCTCCTTAAATCCCCGGTGCTGGGCTGCGCCAACCTCACCGCGCTGCTGTTCTTCATCTGGTCCGGGGAAGTGGATTACGCGGCGGCGCTGACCATGATGCTCGGCGGGCTGCTGGGCGGGATGGTCGGTCCGCACCTCCAGCGTTTCCTTCCCGGTGGCGTGGTGCGCTGGCTGGTCGGCATCTTCGGGACGGCGCTCTCGGTTTGGTTGATGTTGCGGGCGTTGGGGTAG